GCGCGACGCGATCGGCTATCACCCGCTCGCACTGCCGCGCTTGACTCTCGACACCAGCGGCTTCTGGTTCGCGCCCGGCCCCGAGGCGTGGTCGGCGGTGACGCGCGCCGGCTGGAACCCGGTCGAGGGATTGAGCGGGGTCCGAAATCTGTTCCTCAAGCTGCTCGCGCTGCTCGCCATGTGCGATCCTTCCGACCTCGGCGGGATGATCGATTCGTCTCAACTCGGAAAGCCGGCGTTGTTCGTATTCGATCGCTATCCCGGCGGGCTGGGCTTCAGCGAGCAGGGCTGGGCGCGCCTCGAGGAGCTGGCCGAGAGCGCCCTCGCGCACCTCGAGGCCTGTGATTGCGACGGCGGTTGTCCGGCGTGCGTGGGGCTCGCGATCCTGCGCCCGGCGCAGCAGCAAGATCCCGATCTGGGGCGCGGACGCGACATCCCCGGCAAGCAGGCGGCGCAGGTGCTGCTGCGGCACTGGCTGAGCCAGCGATGAGGGAGCGCCGATGACTCACGCCGACTGGCCGGTGACGTTCTTCGACGAAGAGTACCTGCGCATCTACCAGCCGCTCCTGACCGCCGAGCGGACGCGCGACGAGGCCGACTTCATCGTCGAGGCACTGAAGCTTCCTCCGGCCGCGCGGGTGCTGGATCTGGCCTGCGGGCACGGGCGGCACGCGGTCGAGCTGTCGCGCCGGGGCTTTCGCGTGACCGGCGTGGATCTGAGCGAGCCCTACCTGCAGCTCGCCGCGGCCGAGGCGCGGCGGGCGGGCGTGCAGGTCGAGTGGCTGGCGCGCGACATGCGCGAGCTCGAGTTCGACCGCACATTCGATGGCGCCTATTCGTTCTTCACTTCCTTCGGCTACTACGGAGATCGGGAGAACGAGGCCGTGATCGAACGCCTCGCGCGCGCCGTGAAGCCCGGTGCGCGCCTG
This DNA window, taken from Candidatus Sulfotelmatobacter sp., encodes the following:
- a CDS encoding methyltransferase domain-containing protein is translated as MTHADWPVTFFDEEYLRIYQPLLTAERTRDEADFIVEALKLPPAARVLDLACGHGRHAVELSRRGFRVTGVDLSEPYLQLAAAEARRAGVQVEWLARDMRELEFDRTFDGAYSFFTSFGYYGDRENEAVIERLARAVKPGARLLLDLVNRDSLLASPPGRTWNQRDDGALLMEERSLDPVTSRVRVRQTLIDPESGPRPVKEYDVRLYTCAELTAMFDRHGLERLEVWGGADRSSYVPDSPRLVLLAERRAG